A window from Phaeocystidibacter marisrubri encodes these proteins:
- a CDS encoding TonB-dependent receptor, producing the protein MNSLHSLRLFLLAVFLFIGVTAVHAAIIRGKVMDVEYGEPLPGALISTHTSLGDVVAATDGSFEVRRIQPGTYEFEVSFFGYVSQRFTIVVESEDQVVEVQFSLEQSHAELGTVEVRARAQGTVLALKRQEEAPNIVNIVELEQIQSFPDLNAADAISRVSGITVSRDQGEGKYVQLRGTPPSFTNFNVNGIQLPSPETGMRTVGMDIINSSQIQTLEVSKVLTPDMNGDAIGGSVNIVTKRAETTTPQINAVAAGGFNNLRKTGNGELQFSYGARKERFGFLINANYMYTHQGADNIEFNYEKGVFFGDTGRNNYHIQYNDVQLRHYDVVRQRAGLSTTLDYQVDEHTTLILTGMYNRYVEDEQRRRKVYGLDDATSERNYLYGSIHHELRDRKRIQELSVVSLGAEHEYSDVIVDYEVSYARAIEEQPDRLEVSFSNVGEAIRIRFNMNDPEYPVATFPGNNGNATDYANFEFDQLTLEDYYSEDVNLNYRLNVKLPYGNSENGGFVKFGGLVRNKDKNRDITAQSYAAYFERSNTYPLPGPPLTLATVSDDFQDVNFLNRGYVLEAMPNGENMRRFFEEYRSLFVYGSSGITETRELTFGEDYLATEDIYAFYAMAQHQWKKLMIMGGVRYERTDISYEGYAITKTSSGYFEGLDTISATQTRDFWLPNLQLKYTLSPGFNLRAALTYNYARPNFNEVIPYRETVESKELAYGNPNLKYPTATNVDLLAEHYWEGQNMVSGGVFYKKIDNFIFNNQFFGYEGDPTQSNYSRYLIKIPLNGIAAHVRGAEIQTQWMARKVTTSWMRNLGVFANYTFTDSDAEMRQRRSANDFSENIIFGGDYDVLFEGEGVEHITLPGQAKHTLNLALFYDNEKFYIKLSANYHDAFLNELGVDKDLDEYYGEAWRLDANAYYQFTEHFQVFADVRNITNQPLRYYLGSPANQRVRQKEFYSFWARVGVRLKF; encoded by the coding sequence ATGAACAGTTTGCATTCACTTCGCCTATTCCTACTTGCGGTTTTTCTTTTTATTGGTGTTACTGCTGTTCATGCAGCCATCATTCGAGGCAAGGTGATGGATGTTGAATACGGTGAACCGCTGCCCGGAGCTTTGATCTCCACACATACTTCTTTGGGGGATGTGGTAGCAGCAACCGACGGATCGTTTGAAGTCCGCCGTATTCAGCCCGGAACCTACGAGTTTGAAGTTTCGTTCTTTGGTTATGTCTCTCAGCGTTTTACCATTGTGGTTGAATCTGAAGATCAGGTAGTTGAAGTTCAGTTTTCATTGGAGCAAAGTCACGCTGAGCTGGGTACAGTAGAAGTTCGAGCACGTGCCCAGGGCACCGTTTTAGCCCTAAAGCGACAAGAAGAAGCTCCTAATATTGTGAACATAGTTGAGTTGGAGCAAATTCAATCTTTTCCCGATTTGAATGCGGCCGATGCGATTTCACGGGTATCTGGCATCACGGTTTCTCGTGATCAAGGTGAAGGGAAGTACGTGCAATTGCGCGGTACGCCTCCGAGTTTTACCAACTTTAATGTCAATGGTATTCAGCTTCCATCTCCAGAAACGGGAATGCGAACAGTGGGTATGGATATCATCAATTCGAGCCAAATTCAAACCCTTGAAGTGTCCAAAGTGCTCACGCCAGACATGAACGGCGATGCCATTGGGGGAAGTGTGAACATCGTGACCAAAAGAGCTGAAACGACCACGCCTCAAATTAATGCTGTTGCAGCAGGAGGATTCAACAATCTGCGCAAGACTGGCAATGGTGAATTGCAGTTTAGCTACGGAGCCAGAAAAGAGCGTTTCGGTTTCCTCATCAATGCGAATTACATGTATACGCATCAAGGTGCAGATAACATTGAATTCAATTATGAGAAGGGCGTTTTCTTCGGAGATACGGGGCGAAATAACTACCACATTCAGTACAATGATGTTCAGTTGCGCCATTATGATGTCGTTCGTCAAAGAGCGGGATTGAGCACAACTTTAGATTATCAGGTTGATGAGCACACCACGTTGATCTTAACGGGGATGTACAACCGTTATGTCGAGGATGAACAGCGTCGCCGGAAAGTATACGGACTCGATGATGCAACATCAGAGAGGAATTACTTGTACGGGAGTATCCATCATGAGCTGCGAGACAGAAAGCGGATACAGGAATTGTCGGTTGTAAGTTTAGGGGCTGAGCATGAGTACAGCGATGTTATTGTGGATTACGAAGTTTCATATGCTCGTGCCATTGAAGAACAACCCGATCGTTTAGAAGTGTCTTTCAGCAATGTAGGGGAGGCCATTCGCATTCGATTCAACATGAATGATCCGGAATATCCTGTGGCGACATTTCCCGGCAATAACGGAAATGCCACAGATTATGCGAATTTTGAGTTTGATCAACTGACCCTCGAGGACTACTATTCGGAAGATGTCAATCTGAACTACCGCTTAAATGTGAAGCTTCCTTATGGAAACTCCGAGAACGGCGGATTCGTGAAGTTTGGGGGACTGGTTCGAAACAAGGATAAGAACAGGGATATTACCGCTCAATCGTATGCGGCCTATTTTGAGCGGTCCAATACGTACCCACTTCCGGGGCCACCCCTCACGCTCGCAACGGTGTCTGATGACTTTCAAGATGTCAACTTTTTGAACAGGGGATATGTGTTGGAAGCCATGCCGAATGGGGAGAATATGCGTCGATTCTTTGAGGAATATCGAAGTCTTTTCGTGTACGGAAGTTCGGGAATCACGGAGACCAGAGAGCTCACTTTTGGTGAAGATTATTTGGCGACAGAGGATATCTATGCCTTTTACGCCATGGCACAGCATCAGTGGAAGAAGTTGATGATTATGGGTGGAGTACGATATGAGCGCACGGATATCAGCTATGAAGGATATGCCATCACAAAAACCAGTTCCGGATATTTTGAGGGTTTGGATACCATTTCGGCCACACAAACCCGAGATTTTTGGTTGCCCAACCTGCAATTGAAATACACCCTCAGTCCGGGCTTCAACTTGCGTGCGGCACTGACGTATAACTATGCCCGCCCCAACTTCAACGAAGTGATTCCCTATCGCGAAACCGTTGAAAGCAAGGAGTTGGCATATGGAAATCCGAACTTGAAATATCCAACCGCTACCAATGTTGACCTTCTAGCAGAGCATTACTGGGAAGGACAGAATATGGTGTCGGGAGGCGTGTTTTACAAGAAGATCGACAACTTTATTTTCAACAACCAATTCTTCGGCTATGAAGGGGATCCTACCCAATCCAATTACAGTCGATATCTCATCAAAATTCCATTGAATGGTATTGCGGCTCATGTGCGAGGGGCAGAGATTCAAACCCAATGGATGGCGCGAAAAGTGACCACCAGTTGGATGCGCAATTTGGGGGTGTTTGCAAACTATACGTTTACAGATTCGGATGCAGAAATGCGTCAACGTAGATCGGCAAACGACTTCTCGGAGAATATCATTTTTGGTGGAGATTACGACGTGTTGTTTGAAGGCGAAGGAGTAGAGCATATCACCCTTCCAGGTCAGGCAAAACACACTTTGAATTTGGCCTTGTTTTACGACAATGAGAAGTTCTACATCAAACTGTCAGCAAATTACCACGACGCCTTCTTGAATGAGCTTGGGGTAGACAAAGATTTAGATGAGTATTACGGTGAGGCATGGCGACTGGACGCTAATGCATACTACCAATTTACAGAGCACTTTCAAGTGTTCGCCGATGTGCGAAACATCACCAATCAACCCTTGAGATACTACTTAGGGTCTCCAGCAAATCAAAGAGTTAGACAAAAAGAATTTTACTCGTTTTGGGCACGAGTAGGCGTTCGACTTAAATTTTAA
- a CDS encoding T9SS type A sorting domain-containing protein — translation MRQRLLLTTALVTASLFGMAQQSVLIRHIEGTGGQITDTLDNGTVVTLDLSTDDVEQENDEVDGRYDDDLDLGWEGDPADQNVLHLGFRFVDLWIPQGASIDSAFIVVHAHEGKSAADVANITIVGEATDDALTFDETNFNDTYLLTDRPQTTAQVSWVVAEEWVIWQPYKSPNIGSIVEEIVGRPGWASGNAMAFILLGEDQGASTVENAREFTSYENIADPDDQDPQGNPGDGANHPERRPMLLVYVNGPLGTEEVVFNALNVYPNPTTEGKLNVELPSDAAASVELLNINGQVVKSHNHMGGDVIHFNVADVANGVYVLRVAQGERVYTERVILK, via the coding sequence ATGAGACAGAGATTACTCCTTACTACTGCATTGGTTACGGCCTCTCTCTTCGGGATGGCTCAGCAGAGTGTTTTGATTCGCCACATTGAAGGAACGGGCGGTCAAATTACCGACACACTAGATAACGGAACCGTTGTCACTTTGGATCTTTCTACGGATGACGTAGAACAAGAGAACGATGAAGTGGATGGTCGTTACGATGACGACTTGGACTTGGGATGGGAAGGAGATCCAGCGGATCAAAATGTACTTCACCTCGGATTCCGATTTGTGGATTTGTGGATTCCTCAGGGAGCTTCTATTGATTCTGCCTTTATAGTGGTTCACGCACATGAGGGAAAATCAGCCGCAGATGTGGCCAATATCACCATTGTGGGTGAAGCCACCGATGACGCGCTTACATTCGATGAAACCAACTTCAACGATACTTATCTTCTAACCGATCGTCCGCAGACAACAGCACAAGTTTCATGGGTAGTTGCTGAAGAATGGGTGATCTGGCAACCCTACAAGTCTCCGAATATCGGAAGCATTGTAGAGGAAATTGTAGGTCGTCCGGGTTGGGCTTCTGGCAACGCCATGGCATTTATTCTTTTGGGTGAAGATCAAGGAGCAAGCACAGTAGAGAATGCGCGTGAGTTTACATCTTACGAGAATATTGCTGATCCAGATGACCAAGATCCACAAGGAAATCCAGGGGATGGTGCGAATCACCCAGAGCGTCGCCCGATGTTGTTGGTGTACGTGAACGGCCCATTGGGAACCGAAGAAGTTGTTTTCAATGCATTGAACGTATACCCGAACCCAACGACCGAAGGTAAATTGAATGTAGAGCTCCCTTCAGATGCTGCGGCCTCTGTTGAACTGCTCAACATCAATGGTCAAGTTGTGAAGTCGCACAACCATATGGGTGGAGACGTGATTCACTTCAACGTAGCCGATGTGGCTAATGGTGTGTACGTCCTTCGCGTTGCTCAAGGCGAGCGCGTTTACACCGAGCGCGTAATTCTCAAGTAA